One genomic segment of Carassius carassius chromosome 21, fCarCar2.1, whole genome shotgun sequence includes these proteins:
- the LOC132097344 gene encoding uncharacterized protein LOC132097344, with amino-acid sequence MSFTATPGHHGPWVHPQRRTRAGSRATTSPPPAFDISIRNRFAPLRETGRDAVIIGDSIVRHVSATLAEGKVHTHCLPGARVLDVSAQIPVILKADESPRVVVLHAGVNDTTLWQTETLKRDFSSLIETVHSTTPAATIVVSGPLPTYRRGHERFSRLFALNEWLLSWCKEQKLLFVNNWNLFWERPRLFRADGLHPSRVGAELLSDNISRTLRSM; translated from the coding sequence atgtccttcactgcgacgccaggacaccacggaccctgggtgcatccacagcggaggacgcgagccgggtcccgggcgacgacttctccccctcctgccttcgacatctccatccggaaccgctttgctcccctccgcgagacaggacgcgacgctgtgatcatcggagactccatcgtccgacacgtaagtgctacgttagccgaaggtaaagtgcacactcattgtttgcctggtgctcgtgttctcgatgtttctgcgcagataccggtgatcctgaaggccgacgagagccccagagtggtcgtgcttcacgccggggttaatgaCACCACACtgtggcagacggagacgctgaagagggacttcagcagcctgatcgagacggttcacagcacgacgcccgcggcgacgatcgtcgtgtcaggaccactgcccacgtatcgacgaggacacgaaaggttcagtagactttttgctttaaatgaatggttgttgtcatggtgtaaagaacagaaactgctatttgttaataactggaatcttttctgggagcgtcctaggctgtttcgcgctgatggattacaccccagcagagtcggagcggagctgctctctgacaacatctccaggacacttcgctccatgtga